A genomic stretch from Desulfotignum balticum DSM 7044 includes:
- a CDS encoding ABC transporter permease: MAKPGYILLKLVEVGIIFFVILTALFFLFRLSPGDPISKMVDPMLTPEDMAHLIQQMGLDRPMWEQYLIYVKNFFTGSFGVSFHYGEPVATIIADKLKWTLLLFTTSTLLAAFAGVYLGKIAAWHKGSRLDNVMSISALVCYTLFIPWFALLLLWILGFKWGLFPLGGVLTPALWISNASVFARILDVLHHLMLPLLTLFIINLGSYLLLMRSSMLSVLREDYILTARAKGLSEKKIRNKHAARNAALPVITSVGLSLAFSINGGALTEQIFTWPGIGRELIFAVSNNDYPLAQACFLLIALVVLCANLIVDLLYAWLDPRITY, from the coding sequence ATGGCAAAGCCCGGTTACATTCTGTTGAAGCTGGTGGAAGTCGGCATTATTTTCTTTGTGATTCTCACGGCATTGTTTTTTTTGTTCCGGCTGTCTCCGGGAGACCCCATTTCCAAAATGGTGGACCCCATGCTCACGCCGGAAGATATGGCTCACCTGATCCAGCAGATGGGGCTGGATCGGCCCATGTGGGAGCAGTATCTGATTTATGTGAAAAATTTTTTCACAGGAAGTTTCGGGGTTTCCTTTCATTACGGGGAACCCGTGGCAACCATTATTGCGGACAAGCTCAAATGGACCCTGCTTTTGTTCACCACATCTACACTTCTGGCAGCCTTTGCAGGGGTCTACCTGGGAAAAATCGCAGCCTGGCACAAGGGGTCCCGGCTGGACAATGTCATGTCCATATCCGCGCTGGTGTGTTATACCCTGTTCATTCCCTGGTTCGCGCTGCTGCTGCTCTGGATTCTGGGCTTTAAATGGGGACTGTTTCCTTTGGGCGGGGTATTGACCCCGGCTTTGTGGATATCCAACGCTTCTGTGTTCGCCCGGATTCTGGATGTGCTGCATCACCTGATGCTCCCGCTTTTGACCCTGTTTATCATCAATCTGGGGTCCTACCTGCTGCTGATGCGCTCATCCATGCTGTCGGTGCTCAGGGAGGATTATATTTTGACGGCCCGGGCAAAAGGGTTGAGTGAAAAAAAGATCCGGAACAAACATGCGGCACGAAATGCGGCCCTGCCTGTGATCACTTCCGTGGGGTTGTCCCTGGCGTTTTCCATCAACGGCGGCGCTTTGACCGAACAGATTTTCACATGGCCCGGTATCGGTCGGGAACTGATATTTGCGGTGAGCAACAATGATTACCCCCTGGCCCAGGCCTGTTTTCTGCTCATCGCTTTGGTGGTGCTGTGTGCCAACCTGATTGTGGACCTGCTGTATGCATGGCTGGATCCCCGGATTACGTATTAG
- a CDS encoding ABC transporter substrate-binding protein has product MGQIRKSTNNPYTKACDHKSNSFLILMALAVLGLAVAGLFSCSQSKEPTFLKIGLPEEPRSLNLWLGTDANSRNILSQIYQPLFRRHPETLEMIPWLAKEDPVFNEKQMSYTVTLREAKWSDGSDFTSEDVLFTRQLFSDFKIPRYYSHWQIIEKVEAVDAHTVVFYLKEPSAVFLPRVMTAPMVSKKEWEPVCKQALATEKPLRFLQDYQVENPLGTGPFMLHEYQKGAYIHMIKNPYFFGQGQAIGNLTLGPFVDHVLFNIYGTSDVAILALKKKDIDYYWWDIQPGYIQDLEKNSDIDLHYNKKSALYYLGFNLRKPPFNDKVLRQAVATVVDKAFILDRILQNHGNPMHSIVPAGNHFWHNPDVRKYGEGMDQKTRITTAWKMLADAGYSWETPPVASDGSLTKPSDIQMPSGEKMEKFVILTPPADYDPKRAFAGTMIQEWLRQLGMPAFARPMAFNSLLETVKAKHDFDAFVLGYGKLDLDPDYLSSFFSTKNDNPRDWNMSGYRNPEFDKLAATQKLTVDVEARRQMIFDMQEMLLEDVPYYPLYNPHIIEATVNKRFKGWVERVDGIGNIWSLCMVKPVD; this is encoded by the coding sequence GTGGGGCAAATCCGAAAAAGCACAAATAACCCATACACAAAAGCGTGTGACCATAAATCAAACAGTTTTCTGATCTTGATGGCACTTGCCGTGCTGGGACTGGCTGTTGCCGGCCTGTTTTCATGCAGTCAGTCAAAAGAACCTACTTTTTTGAAAATCGGATTGCCGGAAGAACCCCGGTCATTGAACCTGTGGCTGGGAACCGATGCCAACTCCCGAAATATTTTGTCACAGATCTATCAACCATTGTTCCGCCGCCACCCCGAGACCCTGGAAATGATCCCCTGGCTGGCAAAAGAAGATCCGGTGTTCAATGAAAAACAGATGTCTTACACGGTAACGCTCAGGGAGGCCAAATGGTCGGATGGATCGGATTTTACCAGTGAGGATGTGCTGTTTACCCGGCAGCTGTTTTCCGATTTCAAGATTCCCAGGTATTACAGTCACTGGCAGATCATTGAGAAAGTGGAAGCCGTGGACGCTCATACCGTGGTTTTTTATCTCAAAGAGCCTTCCGCAGTGTTCCTTCCCCGGGTCATGACCGCTCCCATGGTTTCGAAAAAAGAATGGGAGCCGGTGTGTAAACAAGCCCTGGCTACGGAAAAACCGTTGCGGTTTCTGCAGGATTATCAGGTGGAAAATCCTCTGGGAACCGGTCCGTTCATGCTGCACGAATACCAGAAAGGCGCTTACATTCACATGATCAAAAATCCTTATTTTTTCGGACAGGGTCAAGCCATCGGCAATTTGACACTGGGACCGTTTGTGGATCATGTTCTTTTCAATATTTACGGCACATCGGACGTGGCGATTCTGGCATTGAAAAAAAAGGATATCGATTATTACTGGTGGGATATTCAGCCCGGATATATCCAGGATCTGGAAAAAAATTCAGACATCGATCTGCACTACAATAAAAAAAGCGCCCTTTATTATCTGGGGTTCAACCTGCGGAAACCCCCGTTCAATGACAAAGTGCTTCGCCAGGCCGTGGCCACCGTGGTGGATAAAGCATTCATTCTGGACCGGATTCTCCAGAATCACGGCAATCCCATGCATTCCATCGTACCGGCCGGCAATCATTTCTGGCACAATCCGGATGTGAGAAAATACGGGGAAGGTATGGATCAGAAAACCCGTATCACGACTGCCTGGAAAATGCTTGCAGATGCCGGATATTCCTGGGAGACGCCCCCGGTCGCATCCGACGGCAGCCTGACAAAGCCTTCGGATATCCAAATGCCTTCCGGGGAAAAAATGGAGAAATTCGTGATCCTGACCCCGCCGGCGGATTATGATCCCAAGCGTGCCTTTGCCGGCACCATGATTCAGGAATGGCTCAGACAGCTGGGTATGCCGGCGTTTGCCAGGCCCATGGCATTCAACTCTTTACTGGAAACAGTCAAAGCCAAACATGATTTTGATGCGTTTGTGCTCGGATATGGAAAACTGGACCTGGATCCGGATTATCTGAGTTCGTTTTTCTCCACGAAAAACGACAATCCCCGGGACTGGAACATGAGCGGGTATCGGAATCCTGAGTTTGACAAACTGGCGGCAACCCAGAAACTGACAGTGGATGTCGAAGCCCGCAGACAGATGATTTTCGACATGCAGGAGATGCTTCTGGAAGATGTGCCGTATTATCCGCTGTACAATCCCCATATCATCGAGGCCACGGTGAACAAACGGTTTAAAGGCTGGGTGGAACGGGTGGACGGTATCGGCAATATCTGGTCTTTGTGCATGGTCAAACCCGTGGATTAA
- the gshB gene encoding glutathione synthase — translation MDIAFLMDDLRQIDPVWETTAQIMYECNQRGHEVFFLEPHDIYVRKNQVVARMRHISVPKDQPMTDYWADLICCLNREELIFETVTDLDVLFLRKDPPINHEVMEFLGPVSDQVFLVNNTLGQLNCSSKAYILNFPDIIPETHVSRDPSRLKKIIDDFGGAMVIKPLHGHGGHGVIKVSNQDQENLNSLINYYVKAGKPYPERQPIMVQEYLKQVKEQGDVRILLLDGEILGAMGRKSASGDFRTNVHAGALAFKHEITPAQKEICRRIKPKLQQDGLYFVGIDIIGDKLVEINCISPGGIPRINRFNNQKLEIAVVNFIEEKISGANPKKHK, via the coding sequence ATGGATATCGCATTTTTAATGGATGATTTGCGGCAGATTGATCCGGTGTGGGAAACCACGGCCCAAATCATGTACGAGTGCAATCAGCGGGGCCATGAAGTTTTTTTTCTTGAACCCCATGATATTTATGTACGCAAAAATCAGGTGGTGGCACGAATGCGTCATATATCGGTTCCCAAAGATCAGCCCATGACCGATTACTGGGCGGATCTGATCTGCTGCCTGAACCGGGAAGAATTGATATTTGAAACCGTCACCGACCTGGATGTGCTGTTTTTGAGAAAAGATCCCCCGATCAATCATGAGGTCATGGAATTTTTAGGGCCGGTGAGTGATCAGGTGTTTCTGGTGAACAACACCTTAGGCCAGCTCAACTGCAGCAGCAAAGCCTATATTCTGAATTTTCCGGATATTATTCCGGAAACCCATGTCTCCAGAGACCCCAGCCGGTTGAAAAAAATTATTGATGACTTTGGCGGGGCCATGGTGATCAAACCATTGCATGGCCATGGGGGGCATGGCGTGATTAAGGTCAGCAATCAGGATCAGGAAAACCTCAATTCTTTGATCAACTATTATGTCAAAGCAGGAAAACCTTATCCGGAACGCCAGCCCATCATGGTGCAGGAATATTTGAAACAGGTGAAAGAACAGGGCGATGTCCGGATACTGCTGCTGGACGGGGAGATTCTGGGCGCCATGGGCAGAAAATCGGCATCCGGTGATTTCAGGACCAATGTGCATGCCGGTGCACTGGCGTTCAAACATGAGATCACCCCGGCCCAGAAAGAGATCTGCCGGCGGATCAAGCCCAAACTTCAGCAGGATGGCCTGTATTTTGTGGGTATCGATATCATCGGGGATAAACTGGTTGAAATCAATTGTATCAGCCCGGGAGGTATCCCCCGGATCAACCGGTTCAATAACCAGAAACTTGAAATAGCTGTCGTGAACTTTATCGAGGAGAAAATCAGTGGGGCAAATCCGAAAAAGCACAAATAA
- a CDS encoding radical SAM protein, giving the protein MKQTLFIQFYGQTGSGWFDLCNGFSDTWDLCADKGDFLWIPLELNPDRWYDETAYQPLPLPIEKGTIYVSASYVNHLYQAYLWALTYPELQVIVGGPVASERHTGKPGWQSVHFKVEKPLPENLILTGQSVERFFGVPEFSGQWRLELPPQIPDEGRIYYSYTLENQCYWKKCPFCSIAQHSADHFRKRTNPDLAFTDLDYNGHKIVRLNTGSMTPEHIRKLLPMLPVTSDMEYRFFMRAAAAETRAMKEAVATMGDNLPDCTLGFGIEFPSNRMWQYLNKGTRMADVLKTLEFCTETGFKVNANVILGWNNLTEQDIRDLEGFMQRLSGKTVTTLQLRWLFAHPYTPIYDTYDGVENSIRLGPFNCGFHVTVPPDQMELNLAAAKVIKEQCRKKGIQLQGYKNLNKGQPG; this is encoded by the coding sequence GTGAAACAAACCCTTTTTATTCAATTTTACGGCCAGACCGGCAGCGGATGGTTTGATCTGTGCAATGGATTTTCAGACACCTGGGACCTGTGCGCAGACAAAGGCGATTTTCTATGGATTCCTCTGGAACTGAATCCGGACAGATGGTACGACGAAACAGCGTATCAACCACTCCCCCTTCCCATTGAAAAAGGAACCATATATGTCAGTGCCAGTTATGTGAACCACCTGTACCAGGCCTATCTGTGGGCATTGACATATCCTGAACTGCAGGTGATCGTGGGCGGTCCCGTGGCATCGGAACGGCACACAGGAAAACCGGGCTGGCAGTCGGTGCACTTCAAGGTGGAAAAACCGCTGCCGGAAAATTTGATCCTGACCGGCCAGAGCGTGGAACGTTTTTTCGGGGTGCCTGAATTTTCAGGCCAATGGCGCCTGGAACTGCCGCCGCAAATCCCGGACGAGGGCCGGATCTATTATTCCTATACCCTTGAAAACCAGTGTTACTGGAAAAAATGTCCTTTTTGTTCCATTGCCCAGCACTCTGCCGATCACTTCAGAAAGCGGACGAATCCGGACCTGGCATTCACGGATCTGGATTACAACGGGCACAAAATTGTACGACTCAATACCGGGTCCATGACACCGGAACATATCCGGAAACTGCTGCCCATGCTGCCTGTCACTTCGGATATGGAATACCGGTTTTTCATGCGGGCCGCGGCTGCGGAAACCCGGGCCATGAAGGAAGCTGTGGCCACCATGGGAGATAATCTCCCCGACTGCACCCTGGGCTTTGGCATTGAATTTCCTTCAAACCGCATGTGGCAATATCTGAACAAGGGCACCCGCATGGCAGACGTGTTGAAAACCCTTGAATTCTGTACTGAAACCGGATTCAAGGTCAATGCCAATGTCATTTTGGGCTGGAACAACCTGACGGAACAGGACATCAGGGATCTGGAAGGATTCATGCAGCGCCTTTCCGGAAAAACCGTCACCACCCTGCAACTGCGCTGGTTGTTTGCCCACCCCTACACCCCGATCTATGACACCTATGACGGCGTGGAAAACAGCATCCGGCTCGGCCCATTCAACTGCGGTTTTCATGTCACTGTTCCTCCAGACCAGATGGAATTGAACCTGGCGGCGGCAAAAGTCATCAAAGAACAATGCCGTAAAAAAGGAATTCAGCTTCAGGGATACAAAAACCTGAACAAAGGACAACCGGGTTGA
- a CDS encoding DUF1573 domain-containing protein — translation MKKWLFLLILALLWHSPLSADTSKSTQSTPRITIPNPSYQFDPAIEGDVVTHEFTLVNSGNALLEILKVQTGUGCTAATSARQLLPGEEGKLNATFATQGYGGRMVKEVVKIHTNDPENKVITVSLSGEVRPVARLTPQMISLRGKPGDTISAEMKIVPAAFPDFNIVNAAARNGQNIDFTIEKKGTPPDSYFVLTVSNRKSTAGRYFDIIELETDLDPERTIKIRVAGYIQP, via the coding sequence ATGAAAAAATGGCTTTTCCTGCTGATTCTGGCATTATTATGGCATTCGCCCTTGTCCGCAGACACATCCAAGTCCACCCAAAGCACCCCGCGTATCACCATCCCAAACCCCAGTTATCAATTTGATCCGGCCATTGAAGGCGATGTGGTCACCCATGAGTTCACGCTGGTCAATTCCGGAAACGCCCTGCTGGAGATCCTCAAAGTTCAGACCGGCTGAGGGTGCACCGCAGCCACCAGCGCGCGCCAGCTTCTTCCGGGGGAAGAAGGAAAACTAAATGCAACCTTTGCCACACAGGGCTATGGCGGCCGAATGGTCAAAGAAGTGGTCAAAATCCACACCAATGATCCCGAGAACAAGGTCATTACAGTGTCTTTGTCCGGAGAAGTCCGGCCTGTCGCCCGTCTGACGCCTCAAATGATCAGCCTGAGAGGCAAACCCGGTGACACCATTTCGGCAGAGATGAAAATTGTCCCGGCGGCCTTTCCCGATTTCAACATTGTAAATGCCGCCGCCAGAAACGGCCAGAATATCGACTTTACGATTGAAAAAAAGGGAACCCCGCCGGACAGTTATTTCGTGTTGACGGTCAGCAACCGGAAAAGCACGGCCGGCCGGTACTTTGACATCATCGAGCTGGAAACCGACCTGGATCCCGAACGAACCATCAAAATCCGTGTGGCCGGGTATATCCAGCCCTGA
- a CDS encoding putative zinc-binding protein — protein MKDNCGCNAPDIMILSCSGSKNAGQLADRAARELTKEGIGRMFCLAGIAAGISGFVQSAKDTAQIVVIDGCDHACAGNLLKNQGIRFADHVIVSRLDIRRTDGDHLDPDDLAAVMHAVRLACKLPVQKKFDSPRPLSPGDRAKSRQLGGKCC, from the coding sequence ATGAAAGACAACTGCGGATGCAACGCGCCGGATATCATGATCCTGTCCTGTTCAGGCAGCAAAAATGCAGGTCAGCTTGCTGATCGGGCTGCCCGGGAGCTGACCAAAGAAGGAATTGGCCGCATGTTCTGCCTGGCCGGTATCGCCGCCGGCATCAGCGGTTTTGTTCAGTCGGCAAAGGATACCGCACAGATCGTGGTCATTGACGGATGTGACCATGCCTGTGCCGGGAACCTGTTGAAAAACCAGGGCATCCGGTTTGCTGACCATGTGATCGTCAGCCGGCTGGATATCAGAAGAACAGACGGGGATCACCTGGACCCCGATGATCTTGCGGCAGTCATGCACGCGGTCCGGCTGGCCTGTAAATTGCCGGTACAAAAAAAGTTTGATTCTCCCAGACCCCTGTCTCCGGGGGATCGAGCCAAATCCAGGCAACTGGGGGGCAAATGTTGCTGA
- a CDS encoding ArsR/SmtB family transcription factor: protein MKEFIRVMKALSDPARVKIMKMLQHKTMCVCEIQTALDKAQSTTSKHLKILEDAGLITYQKNGLWVNYQLADGTQSPFAATLVTHLQDWLEDDPEVQTMVQTLPAIDRNIILNRN from the coding sequence ATGAAAGAGTTTATCAGAGTGATGAAAGCCCTGTCTGATCCGGCCCGGGTGAAAATCATGAAAATGCTTCAGCACAAAACCATGTGCGTGTGTGAAATTCAGACCGCCCTGGACAAAGCCCAGTCCACCACCAGCAAACATTTGAAAATCCTGGAGGATGCCGGCCTGATCACCTATCAAAAAAACGGGCTGTGGGTGAACTATCAACTGGCGGACGGCACCCAGAGCCCGTTTGCCGCCACCCTGGTCACGCATCTCCAGGACTGGCTGGAAGATGATCCGGAAGTGCAGACAATGGTCCAGACACTGCCTGCCATTGACCGTAATATCATTTTGAACCGGAACTGA
- a CDS encoding permease: MKEKTKLLILVALFLMAYFIPWADPVIRQSGLEAFMMLQEYAREHVLTCLIPAFFIAGAIAVFVSQASVLKYFGNQANKILSYSVASVSGTILAVCSCTVLPLFAGIYTRGAGIGPATAFLYSGPAINVLAITMTAKILGWQLGLARAIGAVVFAVITGLLMSVIFRKDDMARTGGQIYVPDEEDKGRTLFQDSIYILTMVLILVFAAFAKPAPDATGLWPAIFAAKWYITIFLLLALGWMLKAWFTKDECVSWIDATWGFMKQIFPLLFAGVIVAGFLLGRPGHSALIPEQYIQTLLGGNSLWANLFASVAGAFMYFATLTEVPILQGLLGAGMGKGPALALLLAGPALSLPNMLVIASVMGAKKTAVFCTIIVVMSTIAGMIYGTFVV; this comes from the coding sequence ATGAAAGAAAAAACCAAACTGCTCATTCTTGTGGCCCTGTTTCTCATGGCCTATTTCATCCCCTGGGCCGATCCGGTGATCCGGCAGTCCGGACTGGAGGCATTCATGATGCTCCAGGAATATGCCAGAGAACATGTACTGACCTGCCTGATTCCGGCGTTTTTCATTGCCGGTGCCATTGCCGTATTCGTGTCCCAGGCATCCGTGCTCAAGTATTTCGGCAATCAGGCCAATAAAATTCTGTCCTATTCAGTGGCATCGGTGTCCGGCACCATCCTGGCGGTCTGCTCCTGCACGGTGCTCCCCCTGTTTGCCGGCATCTACACCCGGGGGGCCGGTATCGGGCCGGCCACGGCATTTCTGTACTCCGGCCCGGCCATCAATGTGCTGGCCATCACCATGACCGCCAAGATCCTGGGATGGCAGCTGGGCCTTGCCCGGGCCATTGGTGCGGTTGTTTTCGCAGTCATCACGGGCCTGTTAATGTCGGTGATCTTCAGAAAAGACGACATGGCCAGAACCGGGGGCCAGATCTATGTGCCGGATGAAGAGGACAAGGGGCGGACCCTTTTCCAGGACAGCATCTATATTCTGACCATGGTGCTGATCCTTGTTTTCGCCGCATTCGCCAAACCGGCCCCGGACGCCACCGGACTCTGGCCGGCCATATTTGCCGCCAAATGGTATATCACCATTTTTCTGCTGCTCGCTTTGGGGTGGATGCTCAAGGCCTGGTTCACCAAGGATGAATGCGTGTCCTGGATCGATGCCACCTGGGGATTCATGAAACAGATCTTTCCTTTGCTGTTTGCCGGTGTGATCGTGGCGGGATTTCTCCTGGGCCGGCCCGGACACTCAGCATTGATACCTGAGCAGTACATCCAGACCCTGCTGGGGGGCAACTCCCTGTGGGCCAACCTGTTCGCCTCGGTGGCCGGGGCATTCATGTACTTTGCCACCCTGACCGAAGTGCCCATCCTCCAGGGGCTTTTAGGCGCCGGCATGGGCAAGGGCCCTGCTTTGGCCCTGCTGCTGGCAGGCCCTGCCCTGTCTTTGCCCAACATGCTGGTCATAGCAAGCGTCATGGGCGCAAAAAAAACAGCCGTCTTCTGTACCATCATCGTTGTGATGTCAACCATTGCCGGCATGATCTACGGTACTTTTGTCGTTTAG
- a CDS encoding thioredoxin family protein, translating into MEIKILGPGCPKCEQTSKIVAEAVSETGVEANVEKVTGVMDIAGYGVFGTPAVVIDGDVKCVGKIPKKEDVKSWLTQ; encoded by the coding sequence ATGGAAATCAAAATACTGGGCCCTGGATGCCCCAAATGCGAACAAACCAGTAAAATAGTAGCGGAAGCCGTGTCCGAAACCGGTGTGGAGGCCAATGTGGAAAAAGTCACTGGAGTCATGGATATCGCAGGATACGGGGTTTTCGGCACCCCGGCCGTGGTCATTGACGGGGATGTCAAATGCGTGGGCAAAATCCCCAAAAAAGAAGATGTCAAATCCTGGCTGACCCAATAA
- a CDS encoding thioredoxin domain-containing protein encodes MTRPICTKQWTLTALAALLIGLAVLSAAAQTVHAKTVKDLYPLLSDRFIKSATLTALEDDLILKTDTGIALTRSGMTQALEKQDPRLQDQLENNLIFLAEQEILTLILEDEVKKSGLADGKSVTQEQITAYLQSKVGDQTVSDKEAKTFYDENKEMVGGMPFDQVSDSIKKFLLENKQQTAVRTHIHDLGQRHQIRINEKWMDVQYKKMTDNPVDKARLSGKPTMVEFGADGCVPCDMMQPILDKLKKKFPDTLNIVFLHVRENQVLAGRYGIQSIPVQAFFDANGQEVFRHTGFFAEEAVTKQLKEMGVAQ; translated from the coding sequence ATGACCCGACCCATCTGTACGAAACAATGGACCCTCACCGCACTGGCCGCCTTGCTCATAGGGCTGGCGGTCCTTTCGGCAGCGGCCCAAACCGTCCATGCAAAAACGGTGAAAGATCTTTATCCCCTGCTTTCGGACCGGTTTATCAAATCCGCGACCCTCACCGCTTTGGAAGATGACCTGATCCTGAAAACCGACACCGGCATTGCGCTGACCCGATCCGGGATGACACAGGCCCTGGAAAAACAGGATCCCCGATTGCAGGACCAGTTGGAAAACAACCTGATCTTTCTTGCGGAACAGGAGATCCTCACCCTGATTCTGGAAGATGAGGTGAAAAAAAGCGGACTGGCAGACGGCAAATCCGTGACACAGGAACAGATTACCGCCTACCTGCAAAGCAAAGTGGGTGATCAGACCGTTTCCGACAAGGAGGCAAAAACCTTTTATGATGAAAACAAGGAGATGGTCGGGGGCATGCCCTTTGATCAGGTGTCAGACAGCATCAAAAAATTTCTGCTGGAGAACAAACAGCAGACCGCAGTCCGAACCCATATCCATGATCTGGGACAACGCCACCAGATCCGCATCAATGAAAAATGGATGGATGTCCAGTACAAAAAGATGACCGACAACCCGGTGGACAAAGCCAGGCTGTCCGGAAAACCCACCATGGTGGAGTTCGGTGCCGACGGGTGCGTTCCCTGTGACATGATGCAGCCCATTCTGGACAAGCTGAAGAAAAAATTTCCCGACACCCTGAACATCGTGTTTCTTCATGTGCGCGAAAATCAGGTACTGGCCGGCCGGTACGGGATACAGTCCATCCCGGTCCAGGCGTTTTTCGATGCAAACGGACAGGAAGTGTTCCGGCACACGGGATTTTTTGCTGAAGAAGCGGTGACAAAACAGCTGAAAGAAATGGGGGTGGCGCAGTGA
- a CDS encoding thioredoxin family protein, with protein MKQIRFLVYIVITIVAVATLYNLQFKNKSTGDSVSGTAESDVRYDFNDLPVKGMVTMIDLGATECVPCKMMAPILKKLEAAYRDRAVIAFIDVWKHRDQAPRFGVRAIPTQVFFDPDGKEVYRHQGFMSENAIVEQLTRMGVEKPAL; from the coding sequence GTGAAACAGATCCGTTTCCTCGTTTATATCGTCATCACCATTGTTGCCGTGGCCACCCTTTATAACCTCCAGTTCAAAAATAAATCCACCGGGGACAGTGTCAGCGGCACCGCGGAGTCAGATGTCCGCTATGATTTCAATGACCTGCCGGTAAAGGGTATGGTCACCATGATCGATCTGGGAGCCACCGAATGTGTGCCCTGCAAGATGATGGCCCCGATTCTGAAAAAGCTGGAAGCAGCTTACCGGGACCGGGCTGTGATCGCATTCATCGATGTATGGAAACACCGGGACCAGGCCCCCCGGTTCGGAGTCCGGGCCATTCCCACCCAGGTTTTTTTTGATCCTGACGGAAAGGAAGTATACCGCCACCAGGGATTCATGAGTGAAAATGCCATTGTGGAACAATTAACCAGAATGGGGGTTGAAAAACCCGCCCTTTAA